In Alphaproteobacteria bacterium, a single genomic region encodes these proteins:
- a CDS encoding 50S ribosomal protein L11 methyltransferase, producing the protein MAPSDSGGGLWQVDVTVAAAAVEAVEAALASALEAAEIEGAWPGAGVSISSFEVEPGRWQVSALSEQRPQRRRLAAALAALPGRRFEFSLSLLAAEDWVKRALASHQPVRAGRFRIRGSHHTVASDDAVTDLVIDLGPAFGTGGHASTLGCLLALDGLAGGQHFSRPLDLGCGSGILALAMARTWARPVLAVDIDAGAVAIARDNADLNGVGGLVRCLNADGFGHAEVRRGAPYDLIVANILAQPLKALAADLAAHLGRRASVVLSGLLQRQEGGVIAAYLRAGLSLRRRYRLEGWSTLVLVPTSFVRPSPGARSARLASAPVPGAA; encoded by the coding sequence ATGGCGCCCAGCGATAGCGGGGGCGGGCTCTGGCAGGTCGATGTGACGGTTGCCGCGGCGGCCGTCGAGGCCGTCGAGGCGGCGCTGGCGAGTGCCCTGGAAGCGGCTGAAATCGAGGGCGCCTGGCCCGGTGCCGGCGTTTCGATCTCGAGCTTCGAAGTCGAGCCCGGGCGGTGGCAGGTCAGCGCCCTGTCCGAGCAACGGCCGCAACGCCGCCGGCTGGCGGCGGCGCTGGCGGCGCTGCCGGGCCGGAGGTTCGAATTCAGCCTCTCCCTCCTGGCGGCCGAGGACTGGGTCAAGCGCGCCCTGGCCAGCCACCAGCCGGTGCGGGCCGGGCGCTTTCGCATCCGCGGCAGCCACCACACCGTGGCCAGCGATGACGCCGTCACCGATTTGGTGATCGACCTGGGCCCGGCCTTCGGCACCGGCGGTCATGCCAGTACGCTGGGTTGCCTGCTGGCCCTCGACGGCCTGGCCGGCGGCCAGCACTTTTCCCGGCCCCTGGACCTGGGCTGTGGCAGCGGCATCTTGGCCCTGGCCATGGCCCGCACCTGGGCCCGGCCGGTGCTGGCCGTCGACATTGACGCCGGCGCCGTGGCCATCGCCCGCGACAACGCCGATCTGAACGGGGTTGGCGGCTTGGTGAGATGCCTCAATGCCGACGGCTTCGGCCACGCCGAGGTGCGGCGTGGTGCCCCTTATGACCTGATCGTGGCCAACATCCTGGCCCAGCCGCTAAAAGCTCTGGCCGCCGATCTGGCGGCCCACCTGGGGCGGCGGGCGAGTGTGGTGCTGTCGGGTTTGTTGCAGCGCCAGGAAGGCGGCGTCATCGCCGCCTACCTGCGGGCCGGGCTCAGCCTGCGGCGGCGCTACCGGCTGGAGGGCTGGAGCACGTTGGTACTTGTACCAACGAGTTTTGTTAGACCCTCACCGGGCGCGCGCTCCGCGCGCTTGGCCTCCGCCCCCGTGCCGGGGGCGGCTTAG
- a CDS encoding ABC transporter ATP-binding protein, translating to MPRLLEIEDLKTQFFTSAGTVRAVDGISYGVDAGETVALVGESGCGKSVSALSILRLIPDPPGRVVSGTIRLLGTDLLGLSDEEIRKIRGQRIAMVFQEPMTSLNPVLSIGLQLTETLQQHLAMTPEAARDRARELLGMVGISDTERRLKQYPHHFSGGMRQRVMIALALCCEPELIIADEPTTALDVTIQAQILELMKDLTRRLGVALVIITHNLGVVARYADRVNVMYAGKIIERGSAHDIYAQPRHPYTVGLLGSVPRLDQPRRKKLESIEGQPPDLARLDDGCAFRPRCRQAHERCAEAIPDLETVGEGHLAACWRLAELAPPAQAAS from the coding sequence GTGCCGAGACTACTCGAAATCGAGGATCTGAAGACCCAGTTCTTCACCTCCGCCGGCACCGTGCGGGCGGTCGACGGCATCAGCTATGGTGTCGATGCCGGCGAGACGGTGGCGCTGGTCGGCGAATCCGGTTGCGGCAAGTCGGTCAGCGCCCTTTCCATCCTCAGGCTGATTCCCGATCCGCCCGGCCGCGTGGTGAGCGGCACCATCCGCCTCCTCGGCACCGACCTTTTGGGCTTGAGCGACGAGGAAATCCGCAAGATACGGGGCCAGCGCATCGCCATGGTGTTCCAGGAGCCCATGACGTCGCTCAATCCGGTGCTGTCGATCGGCCTGCAGCTCACCGAGACGCTGCAACAGCATCTCGCCATGACGCCCGAGGCGGCGCGCGATCGCGCCCGCGAACTCCTGGGCATGGTCGGTATTTCCGATACCGAACGGCGTCTCAAGCAGTATCCCCACCATTTCAGCGGCGGCATGCGCCAGCGCGTGATGATCGCGCTGGCGCTTTGCTGCGAGCCCGAACTGATCATCGCCGACGAGCCCACGACAGCGCTCGACGTCACCATCCAGGCGCAAATCCTCGAGCTGATGAAGGACCTGACCCGGCGCCTGGGCGTGGCCTTGGTCATCATCACGCACAACCTGGGCGTCGTGGCGCGCTATGCCGACCGGGTCAACGTCATGTACGCCGGCAAGATCATCGAGCGGGGCAGCGCCCACGATATCTACGCCCAGCCCCGCCATCCCTATACCGTGGGCCTGCTGGGTTCGGTGCCCCGGCTCGACCAGCCGCGGCGCAAGAAGCTCGAATCCATCGAGGGCCAGCCGCCCGACCTGGCCCGGCTCGACGACGGCTGCGCCTTCCGGCCGCGTTGCCGCCAGGCCCATGAGCGCTGCGCCGAAGCGATACCGGACCTCGAAACCGTGGGCGAGGGCCATCTCGCCGCCTGCTGGCGCTTGGCCGAGCTGGCGCCGCCGGCCCAGGCGGCCTCATGA
- a CDS encoding thioesterase family protein, which yields MTIDAPLQIHEESVLPEWIDYNGHMNVAYYVLAFDHATDAWFDLLGLGEKYLEATNCSIFQVECHVNYFQEVTAGAPLRFELQLFDFDAKRMHYLCRMYHRDEGFLSASCEWMALHVDLGARRSAPLPAATLAKLDEIKIAHAELDRPEQACARIGIVRKA from the coding sequence ATGACCATCGACGCACCGCTGCAGATCCACGAAGAATCCGTGTTGCCGGAGTGGATCGACTACAATGGCCACATGAACGTGGCCTATTACGTGCTGGCCTTCGATCACGCCACCGATGCCTGGTTCGATCTCTTGGGCCTTGGCGAGAAATACCTCGAGGCGACCAATTGCTCGATCTTTCAGGTCGAATGCCACGTCAATTATTTCCAAGAGGTGACGGCAGGCGCGCCACTGCGGTTCGAGTTGCAATTATTCGATTTCGATGCCAAGCGCATGCATTACCTCTGCCGCATGTATCACCGCGACGAGGGATTTCTCTCGGCCAGTTGCGAATGGATGGCGCTGCACGTAGACCTGGGGGCGCGGCGCTCGGCACCCCTGCCGGCGGCCACCCTGGCCAAGCTCGACGAGATCAAGATCGCCCACGCTGAACTGGACCGGCCCGAACAGGCTTGTGCCCGCATCGGCATCGTGCGCAAGGCGTGA
- a CDS encoding MFS transporter codes for MTQRRPAAGRRATLGSCSLAHFLHDGFSDVIYLLLPLWQAEFALSLTQVGLLKSFFAGAQAATQVPVGLLAERLGERPLLVLGTVVAASGFLAFGLAGGMVTLALLLMLAGAGSGCQHPLSSALVSKAYEDGPRRAALGIYNFSGDLGKAALPPLLALIVIAWHWRWGTLAFGMIGLAFAAGLLVLLTWLAVGARAGAERPAERQGGTAISGWGITDRRGFATLSLIGIIDGASRTAFLTFFPFLLLAKGAGVDTLGLALALVFGGGAAGKFLCGVLAERLGIIRTIWLTEVLTAGSILVLIPAPLGFSLALLPLVGLALNGTSSVLYATIADFVVPQRRSRGFGLFYTLGIGAGAVSPALFGLLSDQAGVAVTLAAVALWVLLIVPLGYLLRPSLAAPEGAGK; via the coding sequence ATGACGCAGCGCCGGCCAGCTGCCGGACGCCGGGCCACCCTCGGCAGCTGCAGCCTGGCGCACTTTCTGCACGACGGCTTTTCCGACGTCATCTATTTGCTGCTGCCGCTGTGGCAGGCCGAGTTCGCCTTGTCACTGACTCAAGTAGGCCTGCTGAAATCGTTCTTTGCCGGGGCCCAGGCCGCAACCCAGGTGCCGGTCGGGCTGCTGGCCGAACGCCTGGGCGAACGCCCGCTGTTGGTGCTGGGAACAGTCGTGGCGGCGTCCGGCTTCCTGGCCTTCGGGCTGGCCGGCGGCATGGTGACGTTGGCGCTCTTGCTAATGCTGGCCGGCGCCGGTTCGGGCTGCCAGCATCCGCTGTCGTCGGCCCTGGTTTCCAAGGCCTACGAGGACGGCCCCAGGCGGGCGGCGCTGGGCATCTATAATTTCAGCGGCGACCTGGGCAAGGCGGCGCTGCCGCCGCTGCTGGCGCTGATCGTCATCGCCTGGCACTGGCGCTGGGGCACCTTGGCCTTCGGTATGATCGGCCTGGCCTTCGCCGCCGGCCTGCTGGTGCTGCTCACCTGGCTGGCCGTGGGGGCGAGGGCTGGAGCGGAGCGGCCGGCGGAACGGCAAGGCGGCACGGCCATCTCCGGTTGGGGGATCACCGATCGCCGGGGTTTCGCCACGCTTTCCCTCATCGGCATCATCGACGGCGCCTCGCGCACCGCGTTCCTGACCTTTTTCCCCTTCCTGCTGCTGGCCAAAGGGGCCGGCGTCGATACCCTGGGGCTGGCGCTGGCGCTGGTCTTCGGCGGCGGCGCGGCGGGGAAATTTCTTTGCGGCGTGCTGGCCGAACGGCTCGGCATCATCCGCACCATTTGGCTCACGGAAGTTCTCACGGCGGGCTCCATTCTGGTTCTCATCCCAGCTCCGCTAGGGTTTTCGCTGGCCCTTCTACCCCTGGTCGGCCTCGCTCTCAACGGCACCTCATCCGTGCTCTATGCCACCATCGCCGATTTCGTGGTGCCGCAAAGGCGGTCGCGCGGGTTTGGCCTCTTTTACACCTTGGGCATCGGCGCCGGCGCCGTCTCCCCGGCCTTGTTCGGCTTGCTTAGCGACCAAGCAGGGGTGGCCGTGACCCTGGCGGCAGTGGCGCTCTGGGTCCTGCTGATCGTGCCGCTCGGCTATCTTTTGCGCCCCTCCCTGGCGGCTCCCGAGGGGGCAGGAAAATGA
- a CDS encoding DUF1127 domain-containing protein: protein MTTSTYYGHTPGHHGGLIATVVEHIGGTLRTLKTVVRNRYHRHLAYQELMVLDDRMLRDIGLNRADIGAVVRGDWYDPRK, encoded by the coding sequence ATGACCACTTCCACCTATTACGGCCACACGCCCGGCCACCACGGCGGCCTGATTGCCACCGTCGTCGAGCACATTGGTGGCACCCTGAGGACGCTCAAAACTGTCGTCCGCAACCGCTACCACCGCCATCTCGCCTATCAGGAACTGATGGTACTCGACGATCGCATGCTGCGGGACATCGGCCTCAATCGTGCCGACATCGGGGCGGTGGTCCGGGGCGACTGGTACGATCCGCGCAAGTAG
- a CDS encoding UvrD-helicase domain-containing protein gives MTDPFDLAEYEPEPEPAAPAAAAPPPYIAALNEPQRQAVEATEGPVLVLAGAGTGKTRALTTRLAHILFCGLARPGEVLAVTFTNKAAIEMKGRIEGLLRRPVESLWLGTFHAMAARILRRHAELVGLQSNFTILDTDDQVRLMKQVISAADVDEKQWPARVLAIIIGRWKDRGLSPEKLAADDGGDFAYGKAPALYTAYQQRLTTLNAADFGDLLLHCLTIFTRHPEVLTQYQERFRYLLVDEYQDANVAQYLWLRLLAQKHRNICCVGDDDQSIYGWRGAEVGNILRFERDFPGAQVIRLEQNYRSTPHILAVAAGLIAHNAGRLGKTLWTEASEGDRVVVRSVWDGEDEARVVGEEIEARQREHQSLDGIAILVRAAFQMREFEDRFLTLGLPYRVIGGLRFYERREIRDANAYFRLVVQPHDDLAFERIVNNPKRGLGDATMRALHGLARARGVSLDQAAREVVTTDELRPQARRSLAGFLESLERWRRRLGELSHVEVAELVLDESGYTAMWQHDKAPDAPGRLENLKELIHALEEFESLESFLEHVSLVMENTEASDNDKVNIMTLHAAKGLEFDCVFLPGWEEELLPHQRALDEGGTKALEEERRLAHVGLTRARRWVQLSFAANRRVYNQWRSCLPSRFIDELPPEHLELRSDTGFHAGRAEAEETSFFATTGGGPRPYDPAATSGGLIVEGRAERLPVRQATAAFNTGDRVFHQKFGYGRVMAVEGNRLQVDFDKAGTKKVVDSFVSPA, from the coding sequence ATGACTGATCCCTTCGACCTTGCCGAATATGAGCCCGAGCCGGAACCGGCGGCGCCGGCTGCCGCCGCCCCGCCGCCCTACATCGCGGCCCTCAACGAGCCGCAACGCCAAGCCGTCGAGGCCACCGAGGGGCCGGTGCTGGTGCTGGCCGGGGCCGGTACGGGCAAGACTCGGGCCCTGACCACGCGGCTCGCCCATATCCTGTTTTGTGGCCTGGCCCGGCCCGGCGAGGTGCTGGCGGTGACCTTCACCAACAAGGCGGCGATCGAGATGAAGGGCCGCATCGAGGGCCTGCTGAGACGGCCGGTGGAAAGCCTTTGGCTCGGCACCTTCCACGCCATGGCGGCGCGCATACTGCGCCGCCACGCCGAACTGGTGGGGCTTCAGTCCAACTTCACCATCCTCGATACCGACGACCAGGTGCGGCTCATGAAACAGGTCATCAGTGCCGCCGATGTCGACGAAAAGCAGTGGCCGGCACGGGTCTTGGCCATCATCATCGGGCGCTGGAAGGACCGCGGCCTGAGCCCGGAAAAGCTGGCTGCCGACGACGGCGGCGACTTCGCCTATGGCAAGGCGCCGGCCCTTTACACTGCCTACCAGCAGCGCCTGACGACCCTGAATGCTGCCGATTTCGGCGATCTTTTGCTGCACTGCCTGACGATTTTCACCCGCCACCCCGAGGTGTTGACCCAATACCAGGAACGCTTCCGCTACCTGCTGGTCGACGAATACCAGGACGCCAACGTGGCCCAGTACCTGTGGCTGCGCCTGTTGGCGCAGAAGCACCGCAATATTTGCTGCGTCGGCGACGACGATCAGTCGATCTACGGCTGGCGCGGTGCCGAGGTCGGCAACATCCTGCGCTTCGAGCGCGACTTTCCCGGCGCCCAGGTCATCCGCCTGGAGCAGAACTACCGCTCGACGCCGCACATTCTGGCCGTCGCCGCCGGCCTCATCGCCCACAACGCGGGACGCCTGGGCAAGACGCTGTGGACCGAGGCCAGCGAGGGCGACCGTGTGGTGGTACGCAGCGTCTGGGACGGCGAGGACGAAGCCCGCGTGGTGGGCGAAGAGATCGAGGCCCGGCAGCGCGAGCACCAGAGCCTTGACGGCATCGCCATCCTGGTGCGGGCGGCCTTTCAGATGCGCGAGTTCGAGGACCGATTCCTGACGCTGGGCCTGCCCTACCGGGTGATCGGCGGCCTCAGGTTCTATGAGCGCCGCGAGATCCGCGACGCCAACGCCTATTTCCGCCTGGTCGTGCAGCCCCACGACGATCTCGCCTTCGAGCGCATCGTCAATAACCCCAAACGCGGCCTCGGCGACGCCACCATGCGGGCGCTGCACGGTCTGGCCCGGGCTCGTGGCGTGTCGCTCGACCAGGCCGCCCGCGAGGTCGTGACGACGGATGAATTGCGGCCCCAGGCGCGGCGCTCGCTGGCCGGATTCCTGGAATCGCTGGAGCGCTGGCGCCGCCGCCTGGGTGAGCTCAGCCATGTCGAGGTGGCCGAACTGGTGCTCGACGAATCGGGCTACACCGCCATGTGGCAGCACGACAAGGCGCCCGACGCACCGGGGCGCTTGGAGAACCTCAAGGAGCTGATCCACGCCCTGGAGGAGTTCGAGAGCCTGGAGAGCTTTCTCGAACACGTCAGCCTGGTGATGGAAAACACAGAGGCCAGCGACAACGACAAGGTCAACATCATGACGCTGCACGCCGCCAAGGGCCTGGAATTCGACTGCGTCTTCCTGCCCGGCTGGGAGGAGGAACTGCTGCCCCACCAACGCGCCCTCGATGAAGGCGGCACGAAGGCCTTGGAGGAAGAACGCCGCCTGGCCCACGTCGGTCTGACCCGGGCGCGACGCTGGGTGCAGCTGAGCTTCGCCGCCAACCGCCGCGTCTACAACCAGTGGCGCTCCTGCCTGCCCTCGCGCTTCATCGACGAGCTGCCGCCCGAGCACCTCGAGCTGCGCTCCGATACCGGTTTCCACGCCGGCCGTGCCGAGGCCGAGGAGACCAGCTTCTTCGCCACCACGGGTGGCGGGCCGAGGCCATACGATCCCGCCGCCACCTCGGGCGGCCTGATCGTCGAGGGCCGGGCCGAACGGCTGCCCGTGCGCCAGGCCACGGCCGCCTTCAACACCGGTGACCGCGTCTTCCACCAGAAATTCGGCTACGGCCGGGTCATGGCGGTCGAAGGCAACCGGTTGCAGGTGGACTTCGACAAGGCCGGCACCAAGAAGGTCGTCGACAGCTTCGTCAGTCCGGCCTGA
- a CDS encoding FAD-linked oxidase C-terminal domain-containing protein, whose protein sequence is MNDAARNDTTIDELRALLGDRLSTSAAVREHHGQDLSYHEAHAPDAVAFPVKADEVEAIVGICAKYQTPIVPFGAGTSLEGHVAALKGGVSIDFAEMNAIIEVNADDMDVRVEPGVLRKQLNEHLRDTGLFFPIDPGADASIGGMAATRASGTNAVRYGTMRENVLALEVVLPDGRRIRTSRRARKSAAGYDLTRLYVGSEGTLGVFTEITLKLYGIPEAITAAVCSFPDVASAVQAVIKTIQYGIPVARIELLDEVQIKASNAYSKLDLTVAPTLFLEFHGSEAGAAEQAENVQAIAAEHGGGDFQWTAQAEDRSRLWQARHDAAYASMAYRPGCKVWATDVCVPISRLAECIAETQADVAQASMPVPLVGHVGDGNFHLAFLLDPDQPAEWEEAKAINGRLIERALEMEGTCSGEHGVGSGKIDYLEAEHGEALEVMRALKRTLDPDNLMNPGKMVRV, encoded by the coding sequence ATGAACGACGCCGCCCGCAACGACACCACCATCGACGAGCTCCGGGCGCTTTTAGGCGACCGCCTCAGCACCTCGGCCGCCGTGCGCGAGCACCACGGCCAGGACCTCTCTTATCACGAGGCCCATGCCCCGGATGCCGTGGCCTTTCCCGTGAAGGCGGACGAAGTCGAGGCCATCGTCGGCATCTGCGCCAAGTACCAGACGCCGATCGTGCCCTTTGGCGCCGGTACCTCGCTGGAGGGGCACGTGGCGGCCCTGAAGGGCGGCGTCTCGATCGACTTCGCCGAGATGAACGCCATCATCGAGGTCAACGCCGACGACATGGACGTGCGCGTCGAGCCCGGCGTGTTGCGCAAGCAGCTCAACGAACACCTGCGCGACACCGGGCTTTTCTTTCCCATCGACCCCGGCGCCGACGCCTCGATCGGCGGCATGGCGGCGACCCGGGCCTCGGGCACCAATGCCGTGCGCTACGGCACCATGCGCGAGAACGTGCTGGCGCTGGAGGTGGTGCTGCCCGACGGGCGGCGCATCCGCACCAGCCGCCGCGCCCGCAAGTCGGCGGCGGGCTACGACCTGACCCGGCTTTATGTGGGCTCGGAAGGGACGCTGGGCGTTTTCACCGAGATCACGCTCAAGCTCTATGGCATCCCCGAGGCCATCACCGCGGCGGTTTGTTCCTTCCCCGACGTGGCCAGCGCCGTGCAGGCCGTCATCAAGACCATCCAGTACGGTATTCCGGTGGCCCGCATCGAGTTGCTCGACGAGGTTCAGATCAAGGCCTCGAACGCCTATTCCAAGCTCGACCTGACGGTGGCGCCGACGCTGTTTCTGGAATTCCACGGCAGCGAAGCGGGCGCCGCCGAACAGGCCGAGAACGTCCAGGCCATCGCCGCCGAACACGGCGGCGGCGACTTCCAGTGGACGGCCCAGGCCGAGGACCGCTCGCGGCTCTGGCAGGCCCGCCATGACGCCGCCTACGCCAGCATGGCCTACCGGCCAGGCTGCAAGGTCTGGGCCACCGACGTCTGCGTGCCCATCTCGCGCCTGGCCGAGTGCATCGCCGAGACCCAGGCCGACGTCGCCCAAGCCTCCATGCCGGTGCCCCTGGTGGGCCACGTCGGCGACGGCAATTTCCACCTCGCCTTCCTGCTCGATCCCGACCAGCCGGCCGAGTGGGAGGAAGCCAAAGCCATCAACGGCCGCCTGATCGAGCGGGCGCTCGAGATGGAAGGCACCTGCAGCGGCGAGCACGGCGTGGGCTCGGGCAAGATCGACTACCTCGAGGCCGAGCACGGCGAGGCGCTCGAGGTCATGCGGGCGCTGAAGCGGACGCTGGACCCCGACAACCTGATGAACCCGGGAAAGATGGTGCGGGTCTGA
- a CDS encoding chloride channel protein codes for MKISGRALRRRFLVRWFRFWRNDQVVLSLLAILAGAAAAYAAIGFRLALQGVQYLFYGFSSERVHTLASQLDWWHLLLAPTVGGLLIGLFLRYVMPGRQAQGVAQVIEAGALSGGRMSLNQGLAAVAVSAASLGVGASAGREGPMVHFGAVLASAIARRTHLSPSLALTLLGCGVAAAVAASFNAPIAGVFFALEVVIGHYALHAFSPIVIASVVGTIVSRLHLGDFPAFIVPEYSIASFLEFPAFLLLGLVCATVALIFMWSIMVATDVAERSQTPIWLRPAVGGLLVGAIAIFFPQVLGVGYEATDGALKAAFPLWLLIALVVAKTTATAITLGSGFGGGVFSPSLFIGAMTGAAFGLVAAAVRPDLASSPGLYAMVGMGAVAGPVLGAPISTILIVFELTGDYGVTVATMISVSVASVVVHEVLGKSFFIWLLERRGLSIKGGRARQLLRSARARDLMSAEFVTISESATMTSIRRHFQNSPETGFFVIDDEGRLSGTLSFADVKDVAFEAGLDDLINARDAARANPAYVEASDNLERALALMEASGDDHLAVVDNIADRHVIGILHHRTVLREYNRALLKAHDEEHDNV; via the coding sequence ATGAAGATTAGCGGTCGCGCCTTGAGGCGGCGCTTTTTGGTCCGCTGGTTCCGCTTCTGGCGCAACGACCAGGTCGTGCTGTCGCTGCTTGCCATCCTGGCCGGTGCCGCCGCGGCCTATGCCGCCATCGGCTTTCGCCTGGCGCTGCAGGGTGTGCAGTACCTGTTCTATGGTTTTTCGTCGGAGCGCGTACACACGCTGGCCAGCCAGCTCGACTGGTGGCACCTGTTGCTGGCGCCGACCGTGGGGGGGCTTTTGATCGGCCTATTCCTGCGCTACGTCATGCCCGGCCGTCAGGCCCAGGGCGTGGCCCAGGTGATCGAGGCCGGGGCGCTTTCGGGCGGCCGCATGTCACTCAACCAGGGACTGGCGGCGGTAGCCGTGTCGGCGGCCTCGCTGGGCGTCGGCGCCAGTGCCGGGCGCGAGGGGCCGATGGTGCATTTCGGTGCCGTGCTGGCCTCGGCCATCGCGCGGCGCACCCACCTCAGCCCCTCCTTGGCGCTGACGCTGCTGGGCTGCGGCGTGGCCGCGGCCGTGGCGGCGTCCTTCAACGCCCCCATCGCCGGCGTCTTCTTCGCCCTCGAGGTGGTCATCGGGCACTACGCGCTGCACGCCTTTTCGCCCATCGTCATCGCCTCGGTCGTCGGCACCATCGTGTCCAGGCTGCACCTTGGCGATTTTCCCGCCTTCATCGTGCCGGAATATAGCATCGCCTCGTTCCTCGAGTTCCCCGCCTTCCTCTTGCTCGGTCTGGTCTGCGCCACGGTGGCGCTCATTTTCATGTGGAGCATCATGGTGGCCACGGACGTGGCCGAACGTTCCCAAACACCGATCTGGCTGCGCCCGGCCGTCGGCGGCCTGCTGGTGGGCGCCATCGCGATCTTTTTTCCCCAGGTCCTGGGCGTCGGCTACGAGGCCACGGACGGGGCCCTGAAGGCGGCCTTTCCGCTCTGGCTGTTGATCGCCCTGGTGGTGGCCAAGACCACGGCCACGGCGATCACGCTGGGCTCGGGCTTCGGCGGCGGTGTCTTCAGCCCGTCGCTCTTTATCGGCGCCATGACCGGTGCCGCCTTCGGCCTGGTGGCGGCGGCCGTGCGGCCCGATTTGGCCAGCAGCCCCGGGCTCTACGCCATGGTCGGCATGGGGGCAGTGGCGGGGCCGGTGCTGGGGGCGCCCATTTCGACCATTCTCATCGTCTTCGAACTCACAGGCGACTATGGCGTCACCGTGGCCACCATGATCTCCGTCTCGGTGGCCAGCGTCGTGGTCCACGAGGTGCTGGGCAAGTCCTTCTTCATCTGGCTCCTGGAACGCCGCGGCTTGAGCATCAAGGGCGGCCGCGCCCGCCAGCTCCTGCGCTCGGCCCGGGCTCGCGACCTGATGAGCGCGGAATTCGTGACCATCTCCGAAAGCGCCACCATGACCTCGATCCGCCGGCACTTCCAGAACTCGCCCGAGACCGGCTTCTTCGTCATCGACGACGAGGGCCGCCTCTCGGGCACGCTGTCCTTCGCCGACGTAAAAGACGTGGCCTTCGAGGCCGGCCTCGACGACCTCATCAACGCCCGTGACGCGGCCCGCGCCAACCCCGCCTATGTCGAGGCCAGCGATAATCTGGAACGAGCGCTGGCCCTGATGGAAGCCAGTGGCGACGATCACCTGGCCGTGGTCGACAACATCGCCGACCGCCACGTCATCGGCATCCTGCACCACCGCACCGTGCTGCGCGAATACAACCGCGCGCTTCTGAAAGCCCACGACGAGGAGCACGACAACGTTTAG
- a CDS encoding pentapeptide repeat-containing protein yields the protein MQLLALACLQAGAALAACTDPARPSVDWRRCYADERRLPGVDLSGAMLRETRFVRADLSGANFSGANAHRAKFVSANVARARFDNARLTETDFTKADLTGASFQGADLRRARLFRAKLRGADLTGAHMTGADLLNADLSGATWIDGKTTCAEGSNGQCN from the coding sequence ATGCAGCTGCTGGCGCTGGCTTGCTTGCAGGCCGGCGCCGCGCTAGCCGCCTGCACCGATCCGGCGCGGCCGAGCGTCGACTGGCGGCGCTGCTATGCCGACGAACGGCGGCTGCCCGGCGTCGACCTCTCGGGTGCCATGCTGCGCGAGACCCGTTTTGTCCGGGCCGATCTTTCGGGCGCCAATTTCTCGGGCGCCAACGCCCACCGGGCCAAGTTCGTCAGCGCCAACGTCGCCCGGGCACGCTTCGACAACGCCCGCCTGACCGAGACCGATTTCACCAAGGCCGATCTGACGGGCGCCAGTTTTCAGGGCGCCGACCTGCGCCGGGCGCGCCTCTTTCGCGCCAAGCTGCGCGGCGCCGACCTCACGGGCGCCCACATGACCGGGGCCGATTTGCTCAACGCCGATCTCTCGGGAGCCACCTGGATAGACGGCAAGACGACCTGCGCCGAGGGCTCGAACGGGCAATGCAACTGA